From one Lolium rigidum isolate FL_2022 chromosome 4, APGP_CSIRO_Lrig_0.1, whole genome shotgun sequence genomic stretch:
- the LOC124648954 gene encoding ABC transporter G family member 16-like — MSNSGHIAVDVGGADEDGRDLMPVSPPVPYVLSFTDLSYSVRKRQDGLRGCLPSRASNRLASSDALPSNMKALLAGVSGEAREGELFAVMGASGSGKSTLVDALAGRVARGSLGGAVTLNGEPLHGRRLRAISAYVMQDDLLYPMLTVRETLLFAAEFRLSRALSPAAKRERVDALIGQLGLANAADTVIGDEGHRGVSGGERRRVSIGTDIIHDPILLFLDEPTSGLDSASAFMVVQVLRTIARSGSVVVMTIHQPSSRILGILGRLLLLSRGRTVYAGTPAGLKPFFSEFGTPIPDNENPAEFALDTIRELEGSSPDGAKPLADFNAGWQATQKLITDGNNKRPPSPLTLEMAIAESVSRGKLVAGSGTGTAATSVPTYANPLPVEVWVLIKRSFTNTRRMPELFGLRLGTIMVTGLILATIFLHLDDTPKGVQERFGFFAMGMSTMFYVCADALPVFVQERHIYLRETAHNAYRRISYVLANAVVSFPPLVVLSLAFAVTTFFAVGLAGGGSSFLFFSLIILASLWAGSGFVTFLSAVVPHVMLGYTVVVAILAYFLLFSGFFINRDRIPDYWIWFHYMSLVKYPYQAVLQNEFSDASRCFARGIEMFEGTPIAGMSEAVKMKVLHAIGNTLGTHMTAQTCVVTGADVLKQQAVTDLGKWMCLLVTAGFGFFFRALFYVVLLVGSKNKRK; from the coding sequence ATGTCGAACTCCGGCCACATCGCCGTCGACGTCGGCGGCGCCGATGAGGACGGCCGGGACCTCATGCCCGTGTCCCCGCCCGTGCCCTACGTCCTCTCCTTCACCGACCTCTCCTACAGCGTCCGCAAGCGCCAGGACGGCCTGCGCGGCTGCCTCCCCTCCCGCGCCAGCAACCGCCTCGCCTCCTCCGACGCGCTGCCCTCCAACATGAAGGCCCTCCTcgccggcgtctccggcgaggcccGCGAGGGCGAGCTCTTCGCCGTCATGGGCGCCAGCGGCTCCGGCAAGTCCACCCTCGTCGACGCGCTCGCGGGCCGCGTGGCCCGCGGCAGCCTCGGCGGCGCCGTCACGCTCAACGGCGAGCCGCTGCACGGCCGCCGCCTGCGCGCCATCTCCGCCTACGTCATGCAGGACGACCTCCTCTACCCGATGCTCACCGTCCGCGAGACCCTGCTCTTCGCCGCCGAGTTCCGCCTCTCGCGCGCGCTCTCCCCGGCCGCCAAGCGCGAGCGGGTGGACGCCCTCATCGGCCAGCTCGGCCTCGCCAACGCCGCAGACACCGTCATCGGCGACGAGGGACACCGCGGGGTCTCCGGCGGCGAGCGAAGGCGCGTGTCCATCGgcaccgacatcatccacgacccCATCCTGCTCTTCCTCGACGAGCCCACCTCCGGGCTCGACTCCGCCAGCGCATTCATGGTCGTGCAGGTGCTCCGCACCATCGCCCGCAGCGGCAGCGTCGTCGTCATGACCATCCACCAGCCCAGCTCCCGGATCCTCGGCAtcctcggccgcctcctcctgctctccCGCGGGCGCACCGTGTACGCCGGCACGCCCGCCGGGCTCAAGCCCTTCTTCTCCGAGTTCGGCACGCCCATCCCGGACAACGAGAACCCCGCCGAGTTCGCGCTAGACACCATCCGAGAGCTCGAGGGAAGTTCGCCCGACGGCGCAAAGCCCCTCGCCGACTTCAACGCCGGATGGCAGGCGACTCAGAAGCTCATCACGGACGGCAACAACAAGAGGCCGCCCTCCCCGCTCACGCTCGAGATGGCCATCGCCGAGAGCGTGTCCCGGGGCAAGCTCGTGGCGGGCAGCGGCACGGGCACGGCGGCCACCTCCGTGCCCACGTACGCCAACCCGCTGCCCGTGGAGGTGTGGGTGCTCATCAAGCGCTCCTTCACCAACACGCGCCGCATGCCGGAGCTCTTCGGCCTGCGCCTCGGCACCATCATGGTCACGGGCCTCATCCTCGCCACCATCTTCCTGCACCTCGACGACACGCCCAAGGGCGTCCAGGAGCGCTTCGGCTTCTTCGCCATGGGCATGTCCACCATGTTCTACGTCTGCGCCGACGCGCTGCCCGTCTTCGTCCAGGAGCGGCACATCTACCTGCGCGAGACGGCGCACAACGCGTACCGACGCATCTCCTACGTGCTCGCAAACGCCGTCGTCTCCTTCCCGCCGCTGGTTGTCCTCTCCCTAGCGTTCGCGGTCACCACGTTCTTCGCCGtgggcctcgccggcggcggctcgtcgttcctcttcTTCTCGCTCATCATCCTCGCGTCCCTCTGGGCGGGAAGCGGGTTCGTCACCTTCCTCTCCGCCGTGGTGCCGCACGTGATGCTGGGGTACACGGTGGTGGTGGCCATCCTCGCCTACTTCCTGCTCTTCTCCGGCTTCTTCATCAACCGCGACAGGATCCCAGACTACTGGATCTGGTTCCACTACATGTCGCTCGTCAAGTACCCGTACCAGGCCGTGCTGCAGAACGAGTTCAGcgacgcctcccgctgcttcgcgCGCGGGATCGAGATGTTCGAAGGGACGCCCATCGCCGGCATGTCGGAGGCGGTCAAGATGAAGGTGCTCCACGCCATCGGAAACACGCTCGGCACCCACATGACGGCACAGACCTGCGTCGTCACCGGCGCCGACGTGCTCAAGCAGCAGGCCGTCACCGACCTCGGCAAGTGGATGTGCCTCCTCGTCACCGCAGGCTTCGGCTTCTTCTTCAGGGCACTCTTCTACGTCGTGCTGCTCGTCGGCAGCAAGAACAAGAGGAAGTAG